In Fusobacterium simiae, a single genomic region encodes these proteins:
- a CDS encoding LytR C-terminal domain-containing protein, with product MATKKKKKKKGRAPVLVIVLTIILSVLLYFNFRGNNIKLSKDERVLIIGKQNLYAVYEDKLAVKIPFELYIDSEETVEDLVNSQNYENVLEKINSIVPEKLTRYTVIKSGEIKLDVENAKNIPETNIGDKRYILTSSVYAMFKDLYHEKNAIDELNENILVDVLNANGIGGYARKTGELIKNTLGMKYNAANYETTQDQSYVILNDISKEKAAEILDKLPEKYFKIRNKSSIPTLANIVIIIGNEKQINFKIDVYANQTNLKEVSNKLKEAGYGNITSHPEKEDTEQSIIEYNKEDYFIAQKIAKILGISDMVENSDLENKIGITIK from the coding sequence ATGGCAACCAAAAAAAAGAAGAAGAAAAAAGGTCGTGCACCTGTGCTTGTAATAGTCTTAACAATAATTTTATCAGTTCTTCTATATTTTAATTTTAGAGGAAATAATATAAAATTATCTAAGGATGAAAGAGTGTTGATTATAGGAAAGCAAAATTTATATGCAGTGTATGAAGATAAATTGGCAGTAAAAATACCTTTTGAACTTTATATTGATAGTGAAGAAACAGTAGAAGATTTGGTAAATAGCCAAAACTATGAAAATGTGTTAGAAAAAATTAACTCTATTGTACCTGAAAAGCTTACTAGATATACAGTTATAAAGAGTGGAGAAATAAAATTAGATGTAGAAAATGCAAAAAATATTCCTGAAACTAATATAGGGGATAAGAGATATATATTAACTTCAAGTGTTTATGCTATGTTTAAAGATTTATATCACGAAAAAAATGCTATTGATGAATTAAATGAAAATATTTTAGTTGATGTGTTAAATGCCAATGGTATAGGTGGATATGCTAGAAAAACGGGAGAGCTTATCAAAAACACTTTAGGAATGAAATATAATGCTGCAAATTATGAAACTACACAAGATCAAAGTTATGTAATTTTAAATGATATATCTAAGGAAAAAGCAGCAGAAATATTGGATAAACTACCAGAAAAATATTTTAAAATAAGAAATAAATCATCAATTCCAACTTTAGCAAATATAGTAATAATAATTGGAAATGAAAAACAAATTAATTTTAAAATAGATGTCTATGCTAACCAAACAAATTTAAAAGAAGTAAGCAATAAATTAAAAGAGGCAGGATATGGGAATATTACTAGTCACCCTGAAAAAGAAGATACAGAGCAATCTATTATAGAATACAATAAAGAGGACTATTTTATAGCACAAAAGATTGCAAAAATTCTAGGGATTTCAGATATGGTTGAAAATAGTGACTTAGAAAATAAAATTGGTATAACTATAAAGTAG
- the mrdA gene encoding penicillin-binding protein 2, with amino-acid sequence MKLNRYKNNDVILGDKRNVREIIFKIIVFLCFLILFLRLLYLQVLQGNEFSYLAERNQYKLVKIDSPRGKIFDSKNRLVVTNGTGYRLIYSLGREENEEYIKEIAKLTDKTEEVVRKRIKYGEIFPYTKDNVLFEDLDEEKAHKIIEIVNNYPYLEVQVYSKRKYLYDTVASHTIGYVKKISEKEYESLKEEGYTPRDMIGKLGIEKAYDDILRGRNGFKYIEVNALNRIEREVEKVKSPIVGKNLYMGINMELQQYMEEEFEKDGRSGSFVALNPKTGEIITIVSYPTYSLNTFSSQISPEEWDSISNDPRKILTNKTIAGEYPPGSTFKMISAIAFLKSGIDPKLKYNDYTGYYQIGHWRWRAWKRGGHGATDMKKSLVESANTYYYKFSDQIGFAPIVKTARDFGLGNVSGIDVPGEKKGIIPDPDWKKKRTKTVWFRGDTILLSIGQGFTLVTPIQLAKAYTFLANKGWAYEPHVVSKIEDLQTGKVETLTTKKTVIEDYPESYYDIINDALIATVEQNNGTTRIMRNPYVKVAAKSGSAQNPHSKLTHAWVAGYFPADKEPEVVFVCLLEGAGGGGVMAGGMSKRFLDKYLEIEKGIKPIQNLPHTEPRTTNSTIQANGNQENEDSGEGIGEERENEERETGETNTVEGQQN; translated from the coding sequence ATGAAGCTTAATAGATACAAAAATAATGATGTAATACTAGGAGACAAAAGGAATGTTAGGGAAATAATATTTAAGATTATAGTTTTCCTATGTTTTTTAATACTTTTTTTAAGATTGTTATATCTTCAAGTTTTACAAGGAAATGAATTTTCTTATTTAGCAGAAAGAAATCAGTATAAATTAGTAAAAATAGACTCACCTAGAGGAAAAATTTTTGACTCAAAAAATAGATTAGTTGTAACAAATGGAACAGGATATAGACTTATCTATTCGTTAGGAAGAGAAGAAAATGAAGAATATATAAAAGAAATTGCAAAACTGACTGATAAAACAGAAGAAGTTGTTAGAAAAAGAATTAAATATGGAGAAATATTTCCATACACAAAAGATAATGTACTTTTTGAAGATTTAGATGAAGAAAAGGCACATAAGATAATAGAAATAGTTAATAATTATCCATATTTAGAAGTACAAGTTTATTCAAAAAGAAAATATTTGTATGATACAGTAGCTTCTCATACAATAGGTTATGTAAAGAAAATTTCTGAAAAAGAATATGAGTCTTTAAAAGAAGAAGGCTATACCCCAAGAGATATGATAGGGAAATTGGGAATAGAAAAAGCCTATGATGATATTTTAAGAGGAAGAAATGGTTTTAAATATATAGAAGTAAATGCATTAAATAGAATAGAAAGAGAAGTAGAAAAGGTAAAAAGTCCTATTGTTGGTAAGAATTTATATATGGGTATAAATATGGAATTACAACAATATATGGAAGAAGAGTTTGAAAAAGATGGTAGAAGTGGGTCATTTGTAGCATTGAATCCCAAAACTGGTGAAATAATAACTATTGTAAGTTATCCAACATATTCATTGAATACTTTTAGTTCACAGATTTCTCCAGAAGAATGGGATTCTATATCAAATGATCCAAGAAAAATTCTGACAAACAAGACTATTGCTGGAGAATATCCTCCAGGTTCAACATTTAAAATGATATCTGCTATAGCTTTTTTAAAAAGCGGTATAGATCCAAAGTTAAAATATAATGACTATACAGGTTATTATCAAATAGGACATTGGAGATGGAGAGCATGGAAAAGAGGAGGACATGGTGCAACAGATATGAAGAAATCTCTTGTGGAATCGGCTAATACTTACTACTATAAATTTTCAGATCAAATTGGTTTTGCTCCAATAGTAAAAACAGCTAGAGATTTTGGATTAGGAAATGTATCTGGAATAGATGTTCCTGGAGAAAAGAAGGGAATTATACCAGATCCAGATTGGAAAAAGAAAAGGACTAAAACAGTTTGGTTTAGAGGAGATACAATACTTCTTTCAATAGGACAAGGTTTTACACTTGTAACACCAATTCAATTAGCAAAAGCATATACGTTTTTAGCTAATAAGGGTTGGGCATATGAGCCACATGTAGTTTCAAAAATAGAAGATTTACAAACTGGAAAAGTAGAAACATTAACTACTAAAAAAACTGTTATAGAAGACTATCCAGAATCATATTATGATATTATAAATGATGCTTTAATAGCAACTGTTGAGCAAAATAATGGAACTACAAGAATTATGAGAAATCCATATGTAAAAGTTGCAGCAAAAAGTGGTTCAGCACAAAATCCGCATTCTAAATTAACACATGCTTGGGTAGCAGGATATTTTCCTGCTGATAAAGAACCTGAGGTTGTTTTTGTGTGTTTATTAGAAGGAGCAGGTGGTGGTGGAGTAATGGCAGGAGGAATGTCTAAAAGATTTTTAGATAAATATCTAGAAATAGAAAAAGGGATAAAGCCAATCCAAAATCTTCCACATACAGAACCTAGAACTACTAATTCTACTATTCAAGCAAATGGAAATCAAGAAAATGAAGATTCAGGGGAAGGAATAGGAGAAGAAAGAGAAAATGAAGAAAGAGAAACAGGGGAAACAAATACAGTTGAAGGACAACAAAATTAG
- a CDS encoding ribonuclease J gives MKKEKQGKQIQLKDNKISIHDKIMSIKDDVLNLKSKKAKNKIVKKVIEKVKKKKEEVKKLEIVQNNNKKTKTSKKDLDKMYVIPLGGLEEVGKNCTIIQYKDEIIIVDAGAIFPDENLPGIDLVIPDYTFLENNKSKIKGLFVTHGHEDHIGGIPYLYEKIEKDTVIYGGKLTNALIKSKFENFGVKRDLPRMIEVGSRSKVSVGKYFTVEFVKVTHSIADSYSLSIKTPAGHVFLTGDFKIDLTPVDNERVDFMRLSELGEEGVDLMLSDSTNSEVEGFTPSERSVGDAFRQEFQKATGRIVVAVFASHVHRIQQIIDTAAQFKRKIAIDGRSLLKVFEIAPSVGRLTIPENLLIPISSVDKYDDDKIVILCTGTQGEPLAALSRIAKNMHKHIALKEGDTVIISSTPIPGNEKAVSTNINNILKYDVDLVFKKIAGIHVSGHGSKEEQKLMLNLINPKHFMPVHGEYRMLKAHMRSAIETGVPKDKILLTQNGDKVEVTKEYAKINGKVNSGEILVDGLGVGDIGSKVIKDRQQLSEDGIVIVAYSIDKDTGKIVSGPEMSTKGFVYYKDSEDTIKAAQDLLSKKISKNETYLGRDWADLKGNVRDLLSRFFYEKLKRNPIILPMLLEI, from the coding sequence ATGAAGAAAGAGAAACAGGGGAAACAAATACAGTTGAAGGACAACAAAATTAGTATTCATGATAAAATAATGAGTATAAAAGATGATGTCTTAAACTTAAAAAGTAAAAAAGCAAAAAATAAAATAGTTAAAAAAGTAATTGAAAAAGTAAAAAAGAAAAAAGAAGAAGTCAAAAAGTTAGAGATAGTTCAAAATAATAATAAAAAAACAAAGACTTCAAAAAAAGATTTGGATAAAATGTATGTCATTCCATTAGGTGGTTTAGAGGAAGTTGGGAAAAATTGTACAATAATTCAATACAAGGATGAAATAATTATTGTAGATGCAGGAGCAATATTTCCAGATGAAAACTTACCCGGTATAGATTTAGTAATTCCAGATTACACTTTTTTAGAAAATAATAAGTCTAAAATAAAAGGTTTATTTGTGACTCATGGTCATGAAGACCATATTGGAGGAATACCTTATTTATATGAAAAAATAGAAAAGGATACTGTAATCTATGGTGGAAAGTTAACAAATGCTTTGATAAAATCTAAGTTTGAAAATTTTGGAGTAAAAAGGGATTTACCAAGAATGATTGAGGTTGGATCAAGAAGCAAAGTGAGTGTTGGAAAGTATTTCACAGTTGAATTTGTAAAAGTAACACATTCAATAGCAGATTCATACTCTTTATCTATAAAAACACCAGCAGGGCATGTATTTTTAACAGGAGACTTTAAAATAGATTTAACTCCTGTTGACAATGAAAGAGTGGATTTTATGAGATTGTCAGAATTAGGAGAAGAAGGAGTAGATTTGATGTTATCAGATTCTACTAACTCTGAGGTTGAAGGTTTTACTCCCTCTGAAAGAAGTGTTGGAGATGCTTTTAGACAGGAATTTCAAAAAGCTACTGGAAGAATAGTTGTAGCGGTGTTTGCTTCGCATGTTCATAGAATACAGCAAATTATAGATACTGCAGCACAATTTAAAAGAAAAATTGCTATTGATGGAAGAAGCTTATTAAAAGTATTTGAAATAGCACCTAGTGTTGGAAGATTAACCATACCTGAAAATTTACTTATTCCTATATCATCAGTTGATAAATATGATGACGATAAGATTGTAATATTATGTACAGGTACACAGGGAGAACCACTAGCAGCACTTTCAAGAATAGCAAAAAATATGCACAAACATATAGCTTTAAAGGAAGGAGATACTGTAATTATTTCATCTACTCCTATACCAGGAAATGAAAAAGCAGTTTCCACTAATATAAATAATATTTTAAAATATGATGTAGATTTAGTTTTCAAAAAAATTGCAGGTATTCATGTTTCAGGTCATGGAAGTAAAGAAGAGCAAAAATTGATGCTAAATCTAATAAATCCAAAACATTTTATGCCAGTTCATGGAGAATATAGAATGCTTAAAGCACATATGAGGTCTGCTATTGAAACAGGAGTACCAAAAGATAAAATTCTTTTAACTCAAAATGGTGATAAAGTAGAAGTTACAAAAGAATATGCAAAAATAAATGGTAAAGTAAATTCTGGAGAAATTTTAGTTGATGGTCTAGGTGTTGGAGATATTGGAAGCAAGGTTATAAAAGATAGACAACAATTATCAGAAGATGGAATTGTAATAGTTGCTTATTCCATTGATAAAGATACTGGAAAAATAGTCTCAGGACCTGAGATGTCAACTAAAGGATTTGTATATTATAAAGATTCAGAAGATACTATAAAAGCAGCGCAAGATTTACTAAGTAAAAAAATAAGTAAAAATGAAACTTATTTAGGTAGAGATTGGGCAGATTTAAAAGGAAATGTAAGAGATTTATTATCAAGATTTTTCTATGAAAAATTAAAAAGAAATCCAATTATATTACCTATGCTATTAGAAATTTAA
- the yhbY gene encoding ribosome assembly RNA-binding protein YhbY, with amino-acid sequence MNSKKRAFLKKKAHNLEPIVRIGKDGLNQNIVQSILDAIVSRELIKVKILQNCEEEKTIIYSKLMDIKDFEVVGMIGRTIIIFKENKENPTISLEWKNI; translated from the coding sequence ATGAATAGTAAAAAAAGAGCTTTTTTGAAAAAGAAAGCACATAATTTAGAACCTATTGTTAGAATAGGTAAAGATGGATTAAATCAAAATATTGTACAGAGTATACTTGATGCAATAGTTTCAAGGGAACTTATAAAAGTTAAAATTTTACAAAATTGTGAAGAAGAAAAAACTATAATTTATTCAAAGTTAATGGATATAAAGGATTTTGAAGTAGTGGGAATGATAGGAAGAACTATAATTATTTTTAAAGAAAATAAAGAAAATCCAACAATATCATTAGAATGGAAAAATATATAA
- the dxs gene encoding 1-deoxy-D-xylulose-5-phosphate synthase, giving the protein MNEELTKKCEEIRKKLIEVVSKNGGHLGPNLGVVELTVCLDEIFDFKEDIVLFDVGHQAYVYKILTDRAEKFDTIRTRGGLSPFLDPSESEYDHFISGHAGTALPAAVGFAIANPNKKVIVVVGDASVSNGHSLEALNYIGYKKLENILIIVNDNEMSIGGNVGFISKFLKRVISSGKYQNFREDVKSFINRIKADRVKKTLERLERSIKGYVTPFYALESLGFRFFNTTEGNNIEKLLPMLQKVKDLKGPVILLVRTKKGKGYCFAEENKEKFHGIAPFNIETGNTYKSSITYSKVFGNKILELAKEDKDIYALSAAMIKGTGLDKFLKEIPERCIDTGIAEGFTVTLAAGLAKSGKKPYVCIYSTFIQRAVSQLIHDISIQNLPVRFIIDRSGIVGEDGKTHNGIYDLSFFLSIQNFTVLCPTTAKELEQALDISKNFNSGPLVIRIPRDSIFDIEDEMPLEIGRWKEIKKGSKNLFIATGTMLKIILEIYDELKNRGIDCTIVSAASVKPLDEKYLLNYIREYDNIFVLEENYVRNSFGTSILEFLNDNGIQKIIHRIALNSAIIPHGKREELLKEEKLKGESLIERIEELIYGRKK; this is encoded by the coding sequence ATGAATGAGGAACTTACAAAAAAATGTGAAGAAATTAGAAAAAAATTAATAGAAGTTGTAAGTAAAAATGGAGGACATTTAGGTCCAAATCTTGGTGTTGTTGAATTGACAGTTTGTTTAGATGAAATTTTTGATTTTAAAGAAGATATTGTCCTCTTTGATGTAGGACATCAAGCTTATGTATATAAAATATTAACTGATAGAGCTGAAAAGTTTGACACTATAAGAACAAGAGGAGGACTTTCACCTTTTCTTGACCCAAGTGAAAGTGAGTATGACCATTTTATATCAGGACATGCGGGAACAGCACTTCCAGCAGCAGTTGGCTTTGCAATAGCAAATCCAAATAAGAAAGTCATAGTGGTTGTAGGAGATGCTTCTGTATCAAATGGACATTCATTAGAGGCATTAAATTATATTGGATATAAAAAACTAGAAAATATATTGATTATTGTAAATGATAATGAAATGTCTATTGGGGGAAATGTTGGTTTTATATCAAAATTTCTAAAAAGAGTGATATCAAGTGGAAAATACCAAAATTTTAGAGAAGATGTGAAATCTTTTATCAATAGAATAAAAGCAGATAGGGTAAAAAAAACTTTGGAAAGATTGGAAAGGTCAATTAAAGGATATGTGACTCCCTTTTATGCACTTGAAAGTCTGGGATTTAGATTTTTTAATACAACAGAAGGAAATAATATAGAAAAACTTTTACCTATGTTACAAAAAGTAAAGGACTTGAAAGGACCTGTTATTTTATTAGTAAGAACCAAAAAAGGAAAAGGTTATTGTTTTGCAGAAGAAAATAAAGAAAAATTTCATGGGATAGCACCTTTTAATATAGAAACAGGAAATACATATAAAAGTTCAATTACTTACTCAAAAGTCTTTGGGAATAAAATCTTAGAATTAGCAAAGGAAGATAAGGATATATATGCTCTTTCAGCAGCAATGATAAAAGGGACAGGACTTGATAAATTTTTAAAAGAAATACCTGAAAGATGTATAGATACAGGAATAGCAGAAGGTTTTACAGTAACCCTTGCAGCAGGACTCGCAAAATCAGGGAAAAAACCTTATGTATGTATTTATTCAACATTTATTCAAAGAGCTGTAAGTCAATTGATACATGATATATCCATCCAAAATTTACCAGTTAGATTTATTATAGATAGAAGTGGAATTGTTGGAGAAGATGGAAAAACTCATAATGGAATTTATGATTTATCATTTTTTTTATCAATTCAAAATTTTACTGTTTTATGCCCAACAACAGCTAAGGAATTGGAACAGGCACTTGATATATCTAAAAATTTTAATTCTGGTCCATTGGTTATAAGGATACCAAGGGATAGTATCTTTGATATAGAAGATGAAATGCCATTAGAAATTGGAAGATGGAAAGAAATTAAAAAAGGAAGTAAAAATTTATTTATAGCAACAGGAACTATGCTAAAAATAATATTAGAAATATATGATGAGTTAAAAAATAGAGGCATTGATTGTACAATAGTAAGTGCAGCCTCTGTAAAACCTCTTGATGAGAAGTATCTATTAAACTATATAAGGGAATACGATAATATTTTTGTTTTGGAAGAAAATTATGTGAGAAATTCTTTTGGTACATCTATTCTTGAATTTTTAAATGATAATGGAATACAAAAAATAATTCATAGAATAGCTTTAAATTCTGCTATTATTCCGCATGGAAAAAGAGAAGAATTACTAAAAGAAGAAAAGTTAAAAGGAGAAAGTTTAATAGAAAGAATAGAGGAACTTATTTATGGTAGAAAAAAATAG
- a CDS encoding 3'-5' exoribonuclease YhaM family protein gives MVEKNSKSKKFIDYLLNFQDVKDLELCDDQGVKVSAHTYDVLNISIKKIKEKYIKLKEASQNVDFFAITVGIIMHDISKSSIKRNEENLSHSQMMIQNPEYIISEVYEVLDLIEKQVNYKLIKKVRENIAHIVQSHHGKWGKVQPETEEANIVYIADMESAKYHRINPIQANDILKYSVKGLGLTEIEEKLNCTAAVIKDRIRRAKKELNLKTFAELLEVYKEKGRVPIGDKFFVLRSEETKKLKKFVDKEGFYNLFMKNPLMEYMVDDKIFEK, from the coding sequence ATGGTAGAAAAAAATAGTAAGTCTAAAAAATTTATTGATTATCTTTTAAATTTTCAAGATGTGAAGGATCTTGAATTATGTGATGATCAAGGTGTGAAAGTCTCAGCTCATACTTATGATGTATTAAATATTTCAATAAAAAAAATAAAAGAAAAATATATTAAATTAAAAGAAGCTTCACAAAATGTTGATTTTTTTGCAATTACAGTGGGAATAATAATGCATGATATAAGTAAATCAAGTATTAAAAGAAATGAAGAAAATCTTTCTCATTCCCAAATGATGATACAAAATCCAGAATATATTATATCTGAAGTTTATGAAGTTTTAGATTTAATTGAAAAACAAGTGAATTATAAATTAATCAAAAAAGTTAGAGAAAATATAGCACATATAGTCCAATCACACCATGGTAAATGGGGGAAAGTACAGCCTGAAACAGAAGAGGCAAATATAGTTTATATAGCAGATATGGAATCTGCAAAATATCATAGAATAAACCCCATTCAAGCAAATGATATTTTAAAGTATTCTGTAAAAGGCTTAGGGCTTACTGAAATTGAAGAAAAATTAAATTGTACAGCAGCAGTTATAAAAGATAGAATAAGAAGAGCTAAAAAAGAGCTTAATTTAAAAACTTTTGCGGAACTTTTAGAGGTATATAAAGAAAAGGGTAGAGTGCCAATAGGAGACAAATTTTTTGTACTGAGATCTGAGGAAACAAAAAAATTAAAAAAATTTGTTGATAAAGAAGGTTTTTATAATTTATTTATGAAAAATCCGCTTATGGAGTATATGGTAGATGACAAAATTTTTGAAAAATAA
- a CDS encoding TlyA family RNA methyltransferase — MTKFLKNNLKKKMRLDEYLTKNEYFEDLEIAKKQIMVGNVIVNEQKIDKPGEIISLNKIKSIRIKEKDIPYVSRGGLKLEKAIKVFNLDFKDKIVLDIGASTGGFTDCSLQNGAKFVYAVDVGTNQLDWKLRNDSRVKSIENKHINDLEKNDLKDEIDIIVMDISFISIKKVLYKIKEFLKENGFAIFLIKPQFEAERNEIEKGIVNDLNIHKRVIKEVVEKAKVYQFFLENLTVSPIKGTKGNIEYLAKFGKKDNSSDEEIVNKLFNN, encoded by the coding sequence ATGACAAAATTTTTGAAAAATAATTTAAAAAAGAAAATGAGATTGGATGAATATTTAACTAAAAATGAATATTTTGAAGATTTAGAAATAGCTAAAAAACAAATTATGGTAGGAAATGTTATAGTTAATGAACAAAAAATAGATAAGCCAGGAGAGATAATTTCACTTAATAAAATAAAATCTATTAGAATTAAAGAAAAAGATATACCTTATGTCAGTCGTGGTGGATTGAAATTAGAAAAAGCTATAAAAGTTTTTAATTTAGATTTTAAAGATAAAATAGTTTTAGATATAGGTGCATCTACTGGTGGATTTACAGATTGCTCTTTACAAAACGGTGCTAAATTTGTTTATGCTGTTGATGTGGGAACTAATCAACTTGACTGGAAGCTAAGAAATGATAGTAGAGTTAAAAGTATAGAAAATAAACATATTAATGATTTAGAAAAAAATGATTTAAAAGATGAAATTGATATTATAGTAATGGATATTTCTTTTATTTCAATAAAAAAAGTTTTATATAAAATTAAGGAATTTTTAAAAGAAAATGGATTTGCTATTTTCTTGATAAAACCACAGTTTGAAGCTGAGAGAAATGAAATAGAGAAAGGAATTGTAAATGATTTGAATATTCATAAAAGAGTTATAAAAGAAGTAGTTGAAAAAGCAAAAGTTTATCAATTTTTTTTAGAAAATTTAACTGTATCACCAATAAAAGGTACAAAAGGAAATATAGAATATTTAGCAAAATTTGGAAAAAAAGATAATTCTTCAGATGAAGAAATAGTAAATAAATTGTTTAATAATTAA
- a CDS encoding S41 family peptidase, with amino-acid sequence MRITLKKTAVILMIVISSLSFTEDDRTGFLSNMRELKEISDIMDVIQDSYVENANAQKNKEEKNKNSNQKSPSQKSTGVTKKSLMQGALKGMLESLDDPHSVYFTKDEMRSFQEDIKGKYVGVGMVIQKKAGEPLTVVSPIEDGPAYKVGIKPKDKVIEIDGASTYNLTSEECTKRLKGKANTTVKVKVYREANKMTKIFELKRETIELKYVKSKMLDGGIGYLRLTQFGDNVYPDMRKALEDLQAKGMKGLILDLRSNPGGELGQSIKIASMFIEKGKIVSTRQKKGEESVYSREGKYFGNFPMVVLINGGSASASEIVSGALKDHKRATLIGEKTFGKGSVQTLLPLPDGDGIKITIAKYYTPNGISIDGTGIEPDKKVEDKDYYLISDGFITNVDESQQKENKKAIIKEVKGEKVAKEVDTHKDIQLEAGIKALKEMLQKK; translated from the coding sequence GTGAGAATAACTTTAAAGAAAACAGCAGTAATTTTAATGATTGTAATTTCAAGTCTATCTTTTACAGAAGATGATAGAACAGGATTTTTATCTAATATGAGAGAGCTAAAAGAAATATCTGATATTATGGATGTTATTCAAGATAGCTATGTTGAAAATGCAAATGCACAAAAAAATAAAGAGGAAAAAAATAAAAATTCTAATCAAAAAAGCCCAAGTCAAAAAAGTACAGGAGTTACTAAAAAATCTTTAATGCAAGGAGCATTAAAAGGAATGTTAGAATCATTAGATGATCCTCATTCTGTGTATTTTACAAAAGATGAAATGAGAAGTTTCCAAGAAGATATAAAAGGAAAGTATGTTGGAGTTGGAATGGTTATTCAAAAGAAAGCAGGAGAACCTTTAACAGTAGTTTCTCCAATAGAAGATGGTCCTGCATATAAGGTTGGAATAAAACCAAAAGATAAAGTTATTGAAATAGATGGAGCATCAACATATAATTTAACAAGTGAAGAGTGTACAAAAAGATTAAAGGGAAAAGCAAATACAACTGTTAAAGTTAAAGTGTATAGAGAAGCAAATAAGATGACTAAAATCTTTGAATTAAAAAGAGAAACAATAGAATTAAAATATGTAAAAAGTAAAATGCTTGATGGAGGAATAGGATATTTAAGACTTACTCAATTTGGAGATAATGTTTATCCAGATATGAGGAAGGCTTTAGAAGATTTACAAGCTAAGGGAATGAAAGGATTAATTTTAGATTTAAGAAGTAATCCAGGTGGAGAATTAGGTCAATCAATAAAAATTGCTTCAATGTTTATTGAAAAAGGTAAAATAGTCAGCACTAGACAAAAGAAAGGAGAAGAAAGTGTTTACTCAAGAGAGGGTAAATATTTTGGAAATTTTCCTATGGTAGTTTTAATCAATGGTGGTAGTGCTTCAGCTTCAGAAATAGTTTCAGGAGCATTAAAGGATCATAAGAGAGCTACACTTATTGGAGAAAAGACTTTTGGAAAGGGAAGTGTACAAACTTTATTGCCTTTGCCTGATGGAGATGGAATAAAAATTACTATCGCAAAATATTATACTCCAAATGGTATTTCTATTGATGGAACAGGTATAGAACCTGATAAAAAAGTAGAAGATAAAGATTATTATTTAATTTCAGATGGTTTTATAACTAATGTAGATGAAAGCCAACAAAAAGAAAATAAAAAAGCGATTATTAAAGAAGTTAAAGGAGAAAAAGTAGCTAAAGAAGTTGATACTCATAAAGATATACAACTTGAAGCAGGTATAAAGGCATTAAAAGAAATGCTACAAAAGAAATAG